One Gordonia mangrovi genomic region harbors:
- a CDS encoding 16S rRNA (uracil(1498)-N(3))-methyltransferase, producing MSPPLFWVADVPRAGTDVVVSGPEGRHAVTVTRLAVGEELIACDGRGSTARCEIVAITGKDSLVARAHTYAYADPPRPRVTVVQALPKSERSELAVDLATEAGADEIVPWQAARCVARWTGKAEKGREKWRAAATAAAKQSRRPWIPSIAPLASTTDVRSRCADAIATGGVVAVLHEHGAVGLRDVALGEAAEIVLVVGPEGGLDDTEIADLTALGATSVILGPEVLRTSTAAAVALGAIGVLTDRWATR from the coding sequence GTGAGTCCACCACTGTTCTGGGTCGCGGACGTACCGCGGGCCGGTACCGACGTCGTGGTGTCGGGCCCGGAGGGTCGCCACGCGGTCACCGTCACCCGGTTGGCCGTCGGTGAGGAACTGATCGCCTGCGACGGCCGCGGTTCCACCGCCCGGTGCGAGATCGTGGCGATCACCGGCAAGGACTCGTTGGTGGCACGGGCCCACACCTACGCCTATGCCGATCCGCCGCGACCCCGCGTGACGGTGGTGCAGGCGCTGCCGAAGTCGGAGCGGTCCGAACTGGCAGTCGATCTCGCCACCGAGGCCGGCGCCGACGAGATCGTGCCGTGGCAGGCCGCGCGGTGCGTGGCCCGGTGGACCGGCAAAGCCGAGAAGGGGCGGGAGAAGTGGCGGGCCGCGGCGACGGCGGCCGCCAAACAGAGCCGACGACCGTGGATTCCGTCGATCGCACCGTTGGCGTCGACGACCGACGTGCGCAGCCGCTGCGCCGATGCGATCGCCACCGGCGGCGTGGTCGCGGTCCTGCATGAGCACGGTGCCGTCGGATTGCGCGATGTCGCGCTCGGCGAGGCCGCCGAGATCGTGCTCGTCGTGGGACCCGAAGGCGGACTCGACGACACCGAGATCGCCGACCTCACCGCGCTCGGCGCGACGTCGGTGATCCTCGGGCCGGAAGTGCTGCGCACCTCGACGGCCGCGGCCGTCGCGCTCGGCGCCATCGGTGTGCTGACCGATCGGTGGGCGACTCGGTGA